The region cgctatataaatttatatatattattatattaactgCATTTATATGTCTTTTCTTGCATTGCAAAACTTATGTTCTCGAAGAGCGTGGTTACCTATTCTTTCTTCATCGCTTGAGTTTATTCCCTTGATCACCTCTGAGACAGGCTTTGAGATTGTATTGCTGAGACTTGTGTGGAACTGAAAAGCGGTGCAGAAATTGTGCATGAATTTGCAGTACCGGTCAATTATGGACTTGGAACGCGATCCTCGATAATCAAAGATTTCGAGATTTGGCCCCCCTCGGTtcaaatccgctagcggatttggatCCCCCATATTGCAGCTCATTTATTTAACTGTTTATCGAGACAGTTAAATTCTGGAACTTGAGGAAAAGACTTTCATCAGTTAATTTGTTGTTGAAAAGCTTTCGTGGCGGCATTTCGTGTAAAAGTATGTAGATCCAAGATGTGAATTTTAACTCCTTTCTGACAGAAGCTTAAATAGCGCACTTGTAACCCAAAGAATGGTCgtgttaattttttaataacgaaaaaaaaaaaaaggaaagtcagGCTTAAGCTTCAGTTAGTGTTATTGAAAGGGCGATGCTTCCACAAAGAAGGTGCCACTTTTTGAAGTAACACCTCTTGGTTGGAAGGTGCGTTCGTAGAAGTTTACTTGACTACAAGGCTTCAgaagattttttcttttttataaccAAGTCATGAATTCTCGTATTAATTTGCAATAAGGAGAAAAAACGAAGTTAGACTTGAGGTTCAGTAAAAGTTGTTTAAAGCACGCACTGCAGCTTTTTGTAAAGTGCCGTAGTGATGCGGCTATAAGGGGCacagttttttcaagaaaaatctgtctttggttggcaagttagtgctaaaattggggtgcgtcttatagccaagtattttcgcgcaacaaaatcttaagatcacaatatGAGAAGAACTTttagtttaaacaacacaagaaaaggacactagttgtctattGAAAaagtgcttttagagacctttaaaaaactaaacaacttcaagagaaaagcaaacaaacggaaatttgcatacgtccttTACAGCACGTGCTCAGTACAATCATTTGAACCTTGTTTtgaattccgagaatcgtgtttgtcgttCGCATGAagagtttcttctctgaacaaacagtgtaaagataaaacataccttcttcgttcatccaggctTTCTTGaacactgaaatttgcatccttggtggagtgttgatattcagctgtcgaacacctttgaatatgactttcggtgggagtttttTTGCCATTCGCTTTCACTTGAACTacgaagtctgaactctgaccatttattaagtcggaaggttcaaataaatgTGTGTGCGttttatgtttatcatttcaggtgtgaacttttagcttttgtttttacgcaTATCATTAAAACGCGTGACTTTTTCACCAGTGAGCTCAAACAGCAGATACAGAACCTCGCAGAAGTGGTGAAACAGCTGACTTCCCTAAAGTACATACATCAGCATGAGCCGAAGATCTCCCCCTCGCCCGCGTTGTTTGATGATCAGCTCTCAGACCCAGCACTATCAGCTGTAATAGAAAACGTCTGTAACCAACTCCTTGGATACCCTTCTCTGAATGCAGCATCCGCAAATCCTATTGAGTCTCCCGTCCAGCCCACACATAATCAGAACCACAAAGAACTATCACCTGTTTGTCTTCCCCTCTTGGCGCCAACAAGACAACCCTTGCTGAGTATTGACCGGAATGTTCCCTTACATCCCTCAATGCAGTCATGGTCCGACCAATGAGCAGCGGCGAAACGTTGCAGTTATCGTTGACCTGGCGAAAGATGTGTCCACTGTGGCCCTTGCCTGTATGGACGTTCTCTTCAGCGATGATGAGATAGCAAGGTGTAATACATCTGAATCGCAAGGGTTTGAATAGCTCAaaactttcctttcttttctcagCTCTTAAAAACAAGTTTGACTCACCAATTTTTGGTGAAAAGTGGAATCAAATTGGTAGTCGCATTAACACTAAATGTAGAGAAAAGAGAAGAAcactttattttgaaaaaaattatttatacaTCCAGTGGTTGAAACGTGTGATCTAAATAGATTTACGGTTTTTGTTTTCTAATAGTTTTTTTCTGTAATTTAAAAACACAAGTTAGTAAATTACAAGGAAATACGGCACATCCATCAtcatttactttactttactttacatcCACACCATTGTAAAcctttttactcgtggatatatccacgagttttggtgaggatctttatgcaaatttgtcactcctgcgtaactggaagttcgatctaattaGCCAAttaggatggataatcacaacacagcttagacagctgtgacttcctgtttgCTAGGTAGAACGCCACCATTGCTGTTTGTGGCTTTTATACTTACTTACTTcataaagacaaggtaattagaaattgtatggtgcattatttaaaggAGAACGTACCGAGctcgtctgagttgagaaagtgtttatctcttgcttttggaaaataatattatattgcaGTAAGATTGTCTAAACCTAGACTGCAAGATGCAACAAATCTTCGAgagtaggagattctaatcGTAATTTTTATCTTATTACCAGCAGGAGtgctaaacacaaaaaagacttgtcagtCCTATTGTGTATTCGAGATAAATCTGTTACTAagtgttcaacaaaatcgaatgattcttcctatcacatgaacgTGCATGCTGCCGGAGTTGAATACATCAGAAACCaccgtcaaaaatttattggacccattacagagcaattgtgatgcacttattgtgcaagcagtttcCGATGCATTAAATGTTACAATACatataaatgaatccattgagAGGTGGGCAACAGTAACTATTATCAGTCCTATAAGCGGACAGGGAACTACTGCTACACTTgatgtgatcagttatggttcaaATTATCTGTCTCAAAGTGTAACAGCATCAAATATAGTGATGAATAtttgcaaggtttgttggaggaatgtataactggcacagAAAGTGTTAATAATACtaaatggatctgctctactgcGACGAGCTTTGAACACATGGTtcagctctttatagaggatgggttaaagagtaatcttatgcctattggagaaatggtagaCTTATTGTACAGGGTTGAATCGGggattgcctcacatacatgcattattttggctacctagttgcatatgagagctgttacacaattatccagctGTTAGAGGACACTAAATaatccataaaaaaaacttcagcctgccaattttaaacaatcgcggtaaccTTCATAtgcacgagtaacgacagtggcactttgatttgaATATGCATCCATTTTGTCTAACTGTTATACTGACGCAATGGAATCCGGTCACTTCGTTCCATGATCAGATCGTTCTCAAAATAGTCAGTTCATTCCAAGTTACAGCCAGATCAAATAAGACTCGAATGTTTATGTCACGATTGAAAAAGGGAAGCTGAtcttattagggaccttaaagAGACTGGCccacccactttacattgcgcCCCTTTGTTGTTATCTGGGAATTTGAAGCATCTTCTACCATAATTTTTATGTGCAAGAATATCGTTGAGCACTCAAAAGAAAAATACTTGTATGGACGCCCTGGTCAGGGATAttagaaaataaaacaagatattttgAAGACCCTCTGGAGATAATCCCATGAAAATACATTGGTTTCGATCACCAAAACAGCAGAATACCTTGCTATTTCAAGCGCTTTTCTGTGAAGCGTGGGAATGAGAGATATAGTCTGTAGTGAATTCAATAGGGAAAAGAAATAGGGAGTTTCACATTCTGCTTAATGTGAAACTCATGTCAACTTGCCTCTCATGTGGCCGTAATTTGACGTGTAATTAGCATTGTCAAAAAATACACGCATGATTGCTGATACACTGTTTTTCTGATGTAAACACACCAAACCACCATTGCAACACGTTTTTATTTTGAGCTTATTTGATTCTTGTGctaattttggtaattttgtttttttttttaattttttagtgATAGTTTCTCATGAAACTTATCTCTCTTCTTCCTTTTCCCTGAGTCGACAAGGCATTCATTGTTGGTCATGTTAATGAGGCAGGAAGTTTGCATGCAGCTATCATGTTAAGagcaagttcttttgttctgtcGTGCAAGCGTGCCGTGTGCGTTCGTTCACCTTATTCCACGAACTCCCTTGGAGGGTCACATATGTTTGCATGCTAGGTAGACATAGGTGTTATTTGCCCGCCGGGAAGTCCGTACAGCGAAAAACTGTTAcagaggtcttgaaaatgctgccctaggcctgcggcctcggggtCCGAGGTtggcttgtttattttgttttcctgtGATAAATTAGCTCACAAGTGGGTTTCTCTACACCACTTTGTCTCTAAATCGCCTTACGTGCCCTCTATAAACGATTcgtaaaaaaaatctttgtaATGACTTACACACAAAAGTATGTGTTAAAGAAAAGATACGTTTCGGCCTTGCAAATTAAGATGTCTCCAAGGATCAACCATTTATTGATGTCTCAAAGGAtcaaagaaaatcgaaaattaGCAGCAGAAATTCGAAAACTTGAAATTGTTCAAAGGCTGCCTATTAGTATTCATCATTGTAAGgttaatttcattcaaatgatTCGGTGTTTCCGGTGCCGATAAATGATGAGAATCGTTTTGGTGACCAGATAGGATAAATTCAAGCTGCCAGGCAGTAAGAACATGTGCCGTAATGGTATATAGGGAAGCAGATATGTGCAGATTTTTAGGCGAATTGCTCACTTTCTGTTAAAAGTACCAATTTTTCAGTAGTTCAAGTATTCACCATGACTAACAATTTGTGATATGGAGACATCGCCTATTTTCTCGTTTTGGTGCACTTGAGGGCAATTTtcaaatggccgccattttgaccaAAAGTGAAAATGCACAACAGTGTATGTACATTATACATGCTATAAACAGGTGTCAGATGGGCCGACATGACAATTGTATGTTAGTAACTCTAATTTCACCACAAAAAAGTAGTTAATATGCAAAATAGGGCTTCTACAaagaaaccggaagtgaatgTCGATTGAACCTGAAGTGGCCGTTCAAAGCCTTGATGTTAATACTAAAATTCATAAAACGAAGCATTGATCAGTTCTGTCTCCCTGGTTCTAAAAAATGTGATATTTTGAAGACGGGAAATCCCTTTAATGGCTAGCTATTTGGAAAAATGTGATATACCCACAATGCTTCGCGGtcaaactaatttgcatatcagtttcgcaatttttttttgggtgaCTGTGCTTAGttttttaacctgaaaaacGCTAGGAAAGGTTTTGCTTTTACAACATTTAAGTCCTTTTTCATGTTTACACTCAATGATGAATGCACAAAAGACATGCTTGTCTGGAGAAAGATCAATATTGCGTCTCTGCATGAACTGTAAGTATTCGAAAAGGAGAAATGAGTTCTTCGCTTTATCGTAACAGaactttattactgggttgccagtatggcaaacccagtagGAATCTGCGtttatttcgtcgttttttttatttttttccgtgtcggtaaaagtcttgcctgtcactcccctgctaagtggtggctttgtgcatagagtcttctgtgcgtattttcttaggatcacaagggtagtgggaaatgcgtagatttctctggtggacacagtagaacgattaacttaaccggcaatggcgtcgaaagtcatgtaacacaaatggcgttttagtggatctttggaCAAAACATACCCTTATGAAggtcaataatggcaagtcaattgaaTATACAGGCGgtagaatcttaaaagcgatgagtaatggacttcaacCACAATCTattgcccgtcgagccgaaatcaaagtgagctgtatttacctgaagtacatggtaatttgacacgattgagtttcttgccttcacgcacgcaatgaaataggaagaggttttcacctgtaagagcaaatatgttttcgctggaaaaggattctgtggtattttctgcctttgtgaattataacatcatgttgtgtattgaatttccgagcttaaggttgaaatgtgatatgggagaagtgtTTTTAGTACTGCTCTGTAAgctggaagggttcacaggcctgttggaagcgtgcttgagtttcaacaaaatgagccccaaaatcagtgaaaaattgtggcgcagatgaataataaagtagctgctatttccaaaatgatgaaattacctggtgataaataacgtcaaacgcgtcttggagagtaaattttgactttgcataaataagagttgggcgattgtgatctttgttttgacttcgctcatttcaatgtcaaactttataacacttgacagaaaaagaaacttacaaaaacccggtatcttgccagcATTtcacacagatgcttcactgtttggcgagtaaacatgtcggtgtaacttaatcacggcgcccactgaattccggccatgtcactttcgattttgcgatttatttgaacgtagcaaaaatctcccaaaatgtttgtcgctgatcgtaactttttatattctactgattcacggttcaaaattaatgttgttttcatgttgtaaatattttattcttgatcgaccgtcggtcagatgcttctgtttaatgaggggtttattgtttaggtctcccatcctgacactaaccccgcccggcagggcttaacttcagtgaactttagtattacaaagctgtcagatgctcagagggcacacttgtggcgaaaagaagttgtgagggaacttgaaaattatcaacatgtcagcccagaagccaatgtttctcgcttctcttttatttgttattcttcagagactggaatgctgtatttcaatgccacacaattcagtgccttctgattttctgtaacacgtaccataggcaacccagtgtatgcttcacagaagcatctcgttttaaTTGCAATTAATCCAAGGATGCAAAAAGATAAAAGAACGGCTCTGTGCTACACGAAACAAACAATTGGCAAATGTAAGTACAACACTGTTATGTGAAGTCATAAAACGACCTTCCTCCAAGAACAAGTACGCAGTCTTGGTATGAgattgttattataattattgtgcGCTTAAACATGACCCACGACTGTGATGTTACGATTTTCCAATTTCACTGGTTCCTCATGCAAGTAGTTCTTTCCTTTTTACTGTTCTTTCAAAGCTAAAGAAAATTTATACGCTTGTTAATTTCATGTTGACGGCTCAGATGGATAACCCAGGCAATGCTGACAAAACGGATTGGAAATTGTGTGTTATCTGCCAGCAATCGATTAAGGAAAAGCTGCGATGCCCTGCACAATCCAAACAGCAGGATAAAGAAGCCTGTTATAAGACACTCGGAGAACATTTAAAACAGTTTGCCAAAATAGATTGCCTACCCGACATAAGTCTGTCTCGTTTAGATGAAGGTGATGGCATCCTCGCCACTTTGTCCAGACACTAAGCTAGTTTTCACAAAACCTGTTACGATAGGTTCAATTCCGCCCAACTAAAACGAGCTCAGAAAAGACGATCTGAAGCCCGAGAACATCTTGGAGCAGGTGGGAAGTTTATCCGATCAAATGCTGCTTCTTACACGAAAGATTCCCCGGCATCTTGTTTTATATGCGAATCTGAGTAAGGGCCGTTTTTCGAAGTATCAACTATGGAATTGGATGCTCGAGTTCAAGAATGCgctactttacttaatgatgaGAAGCTTTTAGCTAAACTTGGTGGGGGAGATCTTATCACACTAGAGGCACGTTAACATGGAATGTGCTTAACAATGCTTTATAGAAGAGCTGAGTACGCAAGACAAGAAAACATCCCAGAGGAGGAGAAGCCTCAACGGCTAGAAGGGATTGCCATGGCAGAAGTAGTAACGTTTATTGAAGAATCTCGAAAGACTGGAGCCGAACTTCCCACCTTCAGGTTAGCAGACCTTGCCAAGATTTACGGGTCTGTCCTGGAACAGCTCGGTGTGAAGACGACTGCAAACACTAATCATCTTAAAGAACGGATTGTTCACCAAGTACCTAGCCTGGAATATTTCAACAAGGGGCGTGATGTTTACTTGGTATTTCGTGAGGACGTAGGTAACGTGCTTCAAAAGAGACATGAAGAAGATCTGGACAACGAAGGAATGCACTTAGCAAAGGCAGCGCCAATAATTCGGAAAGACATACTAGGCAATAAACACTCGTTTAACAGATCGTTTGATGAGAACTGTCAGGTTATGTCCGTTCCCCAGTCCTTGAtttcttttctgaaaatgaTTTTACTTGGACAAAACATCAACGACCAAGCAGAGAGTGTTTCGAAGGGTCAGGCAGCTCTTAAGATTGCACACTTAGTCCAATTCAACACTTATGTCCACAAACATGGACAGGGTGTGCGGCAACGAGTTGCACCTGGAAACAAGCTTCCAAGAAACTGGAAGGAATTCTTGCAAGATGGGCGCAACAAGCAAGAATTATTCAGGCTCCTTGCGCAGTGTGCCGCGTCTATCTACTCCGTTGAGAAGCAGTTAGTCTCATCCCATGGCCAAGGCATTCTCAGCACTCTCCCTCTCGAAGATGTCTCCCGACTGGCACCATGCACACAGGAAGAAGCTGATCCAGGGATGTTTCTCTATGTAGCAGATGCAGTCAAGTCAGGCTTTGTCAGAATCGTTGTCCGTTCCGTTGACACTGACGTTCTCATACTGGCTGTCGCTCTGGTGCCGAAGCTGCAGGAGCAAACACAAGAGGGCATCCAACTATGGGTAGCATTTGGCACTGGTACCAATCTGTGCTACGTTCCAGCTCATGAGATTGCCAGTCCCCTTGGTGAGAACAATGCACTTGATTTGCCAGCCTTCCACGTGTTCAGTGGATGTGACACTGTGTCCTGCTTCTTTGGAAAGTCCAAGAAGACAGCACTCGAAACCTGGAACAGTTTCCCTCAGATGACACCTATTTTCATCGCCTTGTCCAGCTCCCCAACATCGATACATGATGACTGGATGCATGTCCTTGAGCGACATGTCGTTTTGTTGTATGATAGAATGAGTAGCTGCTTGACTGTTGACGAAGCCCGAAAGTCCTGTAGGGTTGACTCCATCCCACCGACACGCGATGCTTTACTTCAGCACGTTAAGCGCACAGTCTATCAGGCTGGCCACATCTGGGGACAAGCACTCATCGCAAGTCCTCTTGTTCCAAGTCCACGACATTGGGGCTGGATAACTCACAGTGGAGAGTGGAGGCCACTATGGACAACACTACCGGGAATAACCAAGTCGTGCCAAGAGCTAGTGAAATGTGGCTGCAAAAAGGGATGTTGTGGAGGATGTGGTTGTCGCAGAGTTAGCCTGCGCTGTACAGCTTTGTGTGCATATCAAGAGGAATGCGAAAACCAGTGAATCACCTCTACTTTCCAAAACATTTGTTCATACATTATTGTTACATGAACATAACAGATGTCGCACCAGCATACACTTTAAACAAACATTTATGCAACAAACATCTGAAAGTGTAGTAACGAGAAAGAGTAAAAAGAAACTCCACTGAAACTGAATTTCGTTTCTTTAGTCGTCATAATGAATGTTTAGTTTTTCCATTTCCGGTCAAGAATGGGTAGGTTATACTTTCGCGTTTTATGTTTTTTCTGTATCACTACTTGGAAAACAAATAATCAAATTAAGTATCCTTAAGCATGTTTCTGTTCGTCTCAGCTGTTTTTATACCATTAAGGGGATTTAAATTtggcttttatttcttttatttcttactTCCGGTATAATAACGGCCATTTtgagttttttctttatttcgttTGCTTACGATCAACgagctctttttttttgtccattttacttgttttttagAGCTCCCTAGTTAAAATGGAATTAACTTCCGGGTTCAAAGTGGTGTCCATTTTTAATTTATGGATAAACAACCCTTACGTACAACTTGCGCCTGTGTCTCCATATCTCATTTTGATCAGCTCATTAAATACCATATTTGTGCCAATTTTGGTGCTTTTAACAGAAAGTGAGCAATTCAAGCATATATCAGCTCTACTAATACTGTTATGAGCGCTTGCTACAGCTACAACCTTAAACCAGGTTTGAGAGCAAGGCCacacaaatggcttttttctTATAACTGTAATTTCCAATATGTCCAGACCAAAGGATTCACAGATATCCCGTAAGACTGATACAGAAAAGGAGCCAAGCTTGGGGTTCAACACTAACTCACAGATGTTGTAGGAGTCATAAATGATTGGATGTGAATGCTGAATGCTGACTTCAGACAAAACCTTTCACTAAGTACACTCTGAAAGCCTTCTCCTGGAGCCTTGTCCTCACTATTATGCTGATCTACCTCAACACTTCGCTTAGCAAGACGAGACAAGTAACTGCTAATTTGCTGGCTTGAGAAAATCTCCATAGCTAAATAGTCTCTCCCCGTTGCTATGTTTTGCAGGCCTAATGGCTTTAAAGACTTCAGTCGGGTTGGCTTTGTTTCCTGTCCTCTCTCCAATTTGAAACTTGGCATTGAGGTACTGCTTTTGGTTTTCAGTCAACTTTGTGCGACGGGACTGTGACGATTTCATTGCCCATTGCATCGGAAGAGTTGTGCGCACAGTTGCTTGTGATTGTCTACTTCTTTCCAGGACCATTTGGCTCATGGCCTTGTCATAGAGCGTTTCATGCTCTAGAGCAAGCTTGTGCTTTCCGCAGTCCAAGTGTTTAACAAGTGACGAATGCTGTGTAAATGTCTTGACACATCCCTCTTCTGGGCATGTAAATAATCGACACTTGTTAGCAGCTTCATTTTCAATGCTTGACTCATCTGATGACTCATCTACACAATCTGCGTTGCCTTCTACCTCAGTTACAGGGGTTCGGCCACCTGTTCGTCTGGGTCTTACTGGAACAAAGCTTGTGATAGTCTCGCTGGTCGAGGGTCTGATC is a window of Montipora foliosa isolate CH-2021 chromosome 5, ASM3666993v2, whole genome shotgun sequence DNA encoding:
- the LOC138003713 gene encoding uncharacterized protein isoform X1; the protein is MGSTWRTRVPIVGYCFFGVITTFVNKHVLSNLHFTYPTVFQSWQTGSSALALLSMSTLGFTDLNIVSVNSELKQQIQNLAEVVKQLTSLKYIHQHEPKISPSPALFDDQLSDPALSAVIENVCNQLLGYPSLNAASANPIESPVQPTHNQNHKELSPVCLPLLAPTRQPLLSIDRNVPLHPSMQSWSDQ